TTCCAGCTAAATACCAGTGTTCTAGGTTTCGAGACTGGTCTCGGGTCTAAAGAGAGATTGGTTGGGAGATCTAAAGTACTTGGAACAGTTACCTGAGGAATTCTATTGGATGCCCAAGATGCTCCAAGTGTCTCTCACTCTCTCTTAGTTTCAGCAGAGCAAACCAACTAATGAAAGATTCCTCAGGGAGATTCTTAGATACGGAGCTCAACCCAATAGGCTCCACGCCTGCACCAATAACAGCGTCTCTCTCAGATGTCTGATCTGATTGGTCTACACTACCCTCTTTACTGTCTGAGAATTCCCATCCGTCCCGCTGTGGTAGAAATGTCTTGAGAATATCATCAAAGTCTTGACATTTCCAAAGGATGATCAGATCAGCTCTGCGAGTGACGGTCCTACAGGTTGCTGGAAGAGGGCGTTGTCCTTGTACGGTGCTTGAAGAGGGTGGATTTGTCGGAAGAGGTTGTGATGCAGAGCTCTCAGGCAGAACGACATCAATGAGGAACTGGGAGACACTACTTGCTGTGTAAAATGGAATGTCCTCTGAAAGGCAAAAGAACGTAGCCTCTATTTAACAAATGTCATTTTAGTTTGCATCAGACATCAAGAACATCATTAATTTGTGTTACCCTACACTGATCAGGTATGACTTTTGGTCCGTTCAGAAATAGGGTTAGAGGAATAGGAAAAGAgaacaacagaaacaaaatggccttTTACCAGTCTGTCTTTTTGTAGAAATGTTCAACTTTTTTGAGGAATGAAGCCCATGAGGTTTCTTCTTCAGAGTTTCTGCAAATACCAGACCActagttaggattaatccttccTTTGGCTCAATGACGACACCGCTGCAGCTGAACTCCTGCTGTGTTGGCTTGTCGCCCTCAACGCAACCATTTGAGGGCGTTTTAATACCATCTTGTTGACGAAGACGAACAACACAGCTCTCGTTCAGACATCCGTGGCTGTCCATTTCTAAAGAAAATTCAACAAAGTCAGGGGTGAAAAAGTGGAAACTGATCTTAGTGTACTTTACATAATCCATTTGCAACAGGCTATCAATCAGCATCAGTGAAGAGTTGTAAGATTTATAGTAAGATTATCATAACGTTGAATTCTTCTTGAGACTCGACAGTCTCAGTAGTTGCGATGACGATGCTAGTGACcatccaaccatggaggaaggacatTTTTATCTTATTGTTACACTCCTTTCATCACAATTTAATTGACAGTTTAAATGAAGATTCAAGattgttttcacaaaatgttaCTTTTACATTTTTCTTTAGAAAAGGATGCAATTTTTTGACTAACATTACAAACAACCAACTTAGCCTGAGGTGGATAAGTGACTACCTTAACCTTGTGACAGAGAAATACTTGGGCAATAATTGGTGGAGGTCGGATGagtgattccccccccccccccccccccaaattcatTTGGGATGAACCGGCCAACTCTCGGAGGTAGGAACCGGCCAAGTGTTCAGGAACTCAGTCTTGACTCTTGAAAATCAAAGTTCCCAAAGTTCCACTAAAACAGCACCCAGCAAACGTAACAATCATTAGGTCCTCCCGGGTaaggtaaacaaaattcaattgcAATTCTTACAGTTCCTAAATTTAGCCTACCAAATTCTGCTAGCATCCAGCAGCAGCAGCCTGAAGAAAGTTCGCCTCTTGCTGCACAGTGTTTACAGCAGACGACTGTTTATCATTAGCCACTTGCTAGCACTTGGTGGCGCTATTCACTGACTCACTTTTCTGTTTTGAAGGTCAGCAGGCAGCCTGGTCGCTGGTGAAGCTAGAGGTAagagtattttgttttgtcacaaAAGTTGATTGAAATATCTTTAAATGTTGTAGAATTTCGTTGTTTGAATGTCtacttttgttttaccaattgTGACTAAAATTTGTGATTTTCTGATCAATCATTAGTTTAAAAAGAAGGACTGATCGAAACATGATTATTGACTATTCAATTCCAACTGTTTTGTATTTCCTTGTTTACAAATTTTGGCGCGCCCAATAAACTGTCCCAACTGAAGTCTGGCCACCATGGCTCAACTATGTTGGGATTAAACATGTATTATTGATTGAACATTAGTTGGTATTACCCGAAGCAACTGCTTAAAGTGTCAAGCAGTACCTGTAAAGTGTCATGACCACACGCTCTGAACTCCACACTGTTTACTTGTCactacaaacaattatttataacaatacattacaaaacaatacaatgaTTAATGCTAGCaatgaatatgtatgtttaCAGTCGGTCTACGTCTAGCATGTCTAGGGACTACCTTAACACCCCCAAGGTATCACTGTGCTTAGTTGCGGTAACGTAACCCTCGTCCGGACGGCTGTAAGCTGGTAAGGAAGGAAGGTTACGTTATAATTGCAACTACACTGCGCTGCAATTTAAAAGTGTTACTCTCCTTGCATCATTCAGGATCATGGCTGGAAACCAACAGCCACGTCAAAGGGGAATATTAGGGGTACTGAAGCCAGCTGAGCCATTGCTGTTCTCGTTCCTCCCGAACGGAGCACAGGAATGGCCGTCTGATGATGACGAGGAAGATTCCGACTATGATCCGAATGTTTCAGCTGATTTTGGTGACGAGGATGGTGAAGCATCACCAACGGCAATatcttcaaaaaagaagtagGTTTATTAGTTGATTTATTTTTCCTTCAGAAGGTTTTGCTAATGTCGaatgcatcagggataaagattGGAGACCAACATTTAatttagaaaataatatttCCTAAACTTGTTGGTGATGAAGCACAGTGCGGCACTCAGTGCTTCTTGAGTTCTCAAGGAAGAAAATCCACAGACACCTCtggagggatttgaacccacaacccaaaTGTTAAGGGAGACTTGTTTACTGCCAGACAAACAAGCCTGTGGTGATGAGAGACTAGCTGTACATTAATTTGAAGATTGGAAACAATTTTAAGAATTTAATTTAGAATATAGAACATCCCTTGTACACTGCTTTTAGTCATTTCTTCATCATTAATCCATGGCCATTCACCCCGCCAAACAATGTTTATAAATATGAGCCCtacttgttgtttttgtttgtcctcATTGGATTATTTAGAAACACTTTTTCTGTTTATTAATCTTTGCAGGCCAAAAACCTCTAAAAAGGACACTATTCCCTCTAGATCAAAACAGAAATCAAAAGCAACAAAAAAGTCACAGAAACCAGCAAAAGGAGTGAAGACAGATAAAAGGAAAGCAGCAAAAAGACGAAGGACTTCAGCGCCATCctcaaaaggtcaaaaggttCCAGATAGAAATGACAGTGAAGTTCAAAGGTCAAGCTTCGGAGACCCCACTTTGTGGGGTCAGAGGTTACCACTGATTGTGCTTCAGAAGGTGTATCAGTATGTGGTGCAATCATCCGGGGCTATTCCATTTCTGTGcaggtaggtttttttttcagttgagcCTTCCCTCCATAGTCAAAGTAAGTTCAAACAAAATCTGACAAAATAATAGTTCTGAAGTTTGATTCATATGGAAATGCAGAACGAGAAAGCTCAATtaaagattttatgattttcGCCACAAAAGAATATCCTTTTCAACAGTGGGTGTTATTACATTGTCATTACGTGGGTCGTTAAACTTCATAGATTAGCATTTAATCTGCCTGGGGCAGTCAGCAGCCCTattggtttgtgcatgatccaattaagtccTTTGTTTGGGAACAGAATTACAttgagataacaggtgtgagttgccagatgaaacaatgttttattttagccTGTTTCTTTGATGAAGCTTTCCAGTAATATGTTTGACACAAAAATTCTTCTTAGTTTCAAAAGTCTTCCTTAACAGTtttctgatatttttttttgtagagcGTGTAGAGTTTGTAGACTGTGGAGAGAGGCTGCCGTTCATTCATCGCTATGGCAACATCTTGACTTAGCCAATGGGAGAATCAAATGTACGGATGCCACGTTGGATTGGCTGGCACAGAACAGATTATCACAAGTGAAATCAATTAACTTAGGAGGTTGGAAAAAGCTAACCGATGAAGGAATTAAGGTAATTTCAGAAGAAGCaacctctttttcttttttcaacctctttttcttttcccaCACTTTCTCTCCCATGAGACACTTTGCGGGCAACCATTTCAAGGCAATCTCCAAGACGAGTGTCTAGCCTAAGGATACTGGAATGGAattatttaaattgttgtttttctgatGACGGTTTCAGGCGTTGGTAACTCACTGTCCAAAGCATCTGACTACCATTCAGCTCAACGGTTGCATCAAACTTGGCTCTAAGTCTGTCAACGCTTTGGCCGATAGTTGCCCAAAGCTTCACACCTTGGACCTGTCAAACAGCAATGTAAGTAGCTGCTTAAATCTCCACACATTAGAAAGGCACTATATTCTTTCTACtgtagtctgatttccgatttgttttgcccttttggaaaaaacagaaaaattgtgattaaatggTATGAAATGTATATAAAAGTCTATATCATGCGTATATTTCTTTCCACCTGAGACCATGTTTCTCCCTCGTGCTAATTAATTTCATTCTCCTTTTGTGTAGGCAGACGTTGTAAGCATTAGTAGTATGACTAATGTTCTGCAGAGCCTCGGCAGCCGATTACGAGTCCTGAGTCTTGCTTCAAATAAACTGAAAGCAGGTCCCATCTTAAAAAGTCTCATGGTAAGAATCTTGGCCCAAGTTCAAGgaggtgcttaagcagaaaatatagaccaactagactacagagattgcccgatagctagagaggcagttcgaatcctatgttttggcagcaggtaccgcaacgataaaaGGTTGTGATAGTTACTTACaatcacttagttacctgttcatgtttgttatgttgtcatttagccttcgagagagactctgctagggtcgaaacgtcaggccattaactatttggtttctttttttattgtaaaagacATACTGCAGTAATCTGACAACTTTAGATATCTCCAACTGCAAGTTCTCTTCTGACTTCCTGATGTTACACATTGAGGAATTCCAACGAGGCTGTCCCAAGCTACAAGTATTAAGATTAGCTGGCTGCATGGTCAGGGCAGGCCAGGCTACCACTAAAgctcaggtacatgtagtgtagtTTAAGTTGTTTGTATCATGTTTCTTCTGAATCCACTTACACGCTGAAATTTTAAACGCGATACAGAGTATCTGTCAGCAGTGTACATTCAGTCCTGTATGCCTCATTtttgaagggcaagggcaccaaggcgttttctccttggtttaaagtgcaccctatgaggatattgtaaatttcttctgtagcatttcaagggcaccaaggcaatgaatgGTTTTAATAGCgcaaatgttttttgttcaacaatTCAAATAATGTTATCCAAACTGATAGAAAATAGTCTGGCCCTTTTTTCACACAACATGAATTATATAAATGACTGTTACTGCACAtggggaacatgaccaatatggtGGTATCATTATCCATTTTATCAGGCAGCGTCTACAGGTTTCCCTGATCTTCAAGAACTCAGCCTGGCAGTGAACACCGATATCAACGTGTCTAATGGAGGAATCGCTATAGATGATAACATGCTTCTAAGACTCCTAGTGAAATCTCATCAGCTTAGGTTACTGGACCTCAGGGGCTGCACTCATATCACTGCCGTTGGGATACAAGTAAgaaaagtgtcatgacagggaacTACGACTAATGACGTCATATTTACTAAACAATACCTCGCTGTCGGACAAACATTCCAAAACTCAGCAATCTACGCATCATTGGTATGCTAGATCACAGTAGTACTAGTACAGTCAGTACACACATGTAAACATATAGCGTTGAAGGGAAACAACCAGGCCGACCCAGACTAGGATGGTTGAATCAAGTAAAGACTCTAACAGGCATGTCACTCAACAAAGAAAGATCGTATTGGAGTTTCTTCATGCGAACTGTCTGTTATGACGCGATCAATTAAAACAAAGATTTTGGGTTTTATCACTGATGCAAGAATTCCATTATTGAAACAtatgtttgtctttgttttttgtttttctgaataACAGAGACTTCCAGTGTATGATCTTCAGCATCTGTTTATATCACAGTGTTCAGTGTCACGCTACGAAGGAATAGAAGCAATAGTACAAAAGGTATGTACAGTGAAGGCTGTGATGGCAAAGAGAAAAAGGGGACCATTGGGTTTTAGTATAATGTGGATAGTTTTACAGGCCtcggcccaatatcatagagctgcttaaacacactAAGTAGCTGAGCATAGAAATATTATCCTTACCAGAATCAGGATAGTAATAgatcaaaaagtaaaatgtcaaagaaatGAAACTTGATTCCTTTTGTAATTTATTCCTTGCACAGTGGCGACACAGCTTGATAGAGCTTGACTTATCATGGAACGTATTCCCAGCCATGTCGCTGGACATCGCTATACAGAAGTTATCGAGTGTGCCCGGTCAGTCCGTACTAAGAGATATCAATCTGGCAGGGACGTCCATCACGGCCGAAAGAGTCAGGTGAATATTGCagccccagccccccccccctcccccatccccTCCTGTCAGCCCTTCTTAATGTGTACCCATGCCGTATCCAGTCCTCAAATGCATTGTTGCAATCATATACTGTTTGAAGCCAATTTTTCAAAGCGCCTTACGCAATTCCTACCCCAGTTGATCTGGTACAAGGCATTCTTTAAACAATCTCAACTCCTGAGGAGTGTGCAGCCCCAGCCATCTAATTGGCTCACATGAAGCTTATCAATCAAAGTCACTACCTCTACCTATGCAGATGCCCATTTAACTCCcaggtgatgagaagcaataaTGTTCTAATTGACTTGaattctaacccacactctgatgaatGGGTCGCT
This sequence is a window from Asterias rubens chromosome 19, eAstRub1.3, whole genome shotgun sequence. Protein-coding genes within it:
- the LOC117303108 gene encoding F-box/LRR-repeat protein 6-like, yielding MAGNQQPRQRGILGVLKPAEPLLFSFLPNGAQEWPSDDDEEDSDYDPNVSADFGDEDGEASPTAISSKKKPKTSKKDTIPSRSKQKSKATKKSQKPAKGVKTDKRKAAKRRRTSAPSSKGQKVPDRNDSEVQRSSFGDPTLWGQRLPLIVLQKVYQYVVQSSGAIPFLCRACRVCRLWREAAVHSSLWQHLDLANGRIKCTDATLDWLAQNRLSQVKSINLGGWKKLTDEGIKALVTHCPKHLTTIQLNGCIKLGSKSVNALADSCPKLHTLDLSNSNADVVSISSMTNVLQSLGSRLRVLSLASNKLKAGPILKSLMTYCSNLTTLDISNCKFSSDFLMLHIEEFQRGCPKLQVLRLAGCMVRAGQATTKAQAASTGFPDLQELSLAVNTDINVSNGGIAIDDNMLLRLLVKSHQLRLLDLRGCTHITAVGIQRLPVYDLQHLFISQCSVSRYEGIEAIVQKWRHSLIELDLSWNVFPAMSLDIAIQKLSSVPGQSVLRDINLAGTSITAERVRSILEGCPSLVSLNLASCRGLPRGMKRSYSGECLVQLKTDLRTASPSSLEYVD